The Deltaproteobacteria bacterium genome window below encodes:
- a CDS encoding uracil-DNA glycosylase yields the protein MAAPATVAPPASGARLPIADATAADAARAVVTQSATDLRDRAAQWDTATKLEYLRRRNVGDCQRCALSRTRTNIVFGVGNPEARIMFVGEAPGADEDRQGEPFVGRAGQRLNQWLTTLGLSRADVYIANVLKCRPPGNRDPRPEEVDRCSPFLQAQIRAIAPAVLVALGRHAGMLLSKRDDLSLRAMRGATLHYEVQATGDRATAHRIPIVVTYHPAYVLRQEGSEGDGEAAERLVMQDLERALAWVRSADAPRS from the coding sequence GTGGCAGCGCCCGCCACCGTCGCGCCGCCAGCCTCGGGCGCGCGGCTGCCGATCGCGGACGCGACCGCGGCCGACGCTGCGCGGGCCGTCGTGACCCAGAGCGCCACCGATCTGCGCGACCGCGCGGCGCAATGGGACACTGCGACCAAGCTCGAGTACCTACGCCGGCGCAACGTCGGCGATTGCCAGCGCTGCGCGCTGTCTCGGACCCGCACCAACATCGTGTTCGGGGTCGGCAATCCCGAGGCGCGGATCATGTTCGTGGGCGAGGCGCCCGGCGCCGACGAAGATCGCCAGGGTGAGCCCTTCGTCGGACGCGCGGGCCAGCGCCTGAATCAGTGGCTGACGACGCTGGGGCTCTCGCGCGCCGACGTGTACATCGCGAACGTGCTCAAGTGCAGGCCGCCGGGCAATCGCGATCCGAGGCCCGAAGAGGTCGATCGTTGCTCGCCGTTCCTGCAGGCGCAGATCCGTGCCATCGCCCCGGCGGTGTTGGTCGCACTCGGTCGTCACGCCGGCATGCTGCTGAGCAAGCGCGACGATCTCTCGCTGCGTGCCATGCGAGGCGCGACGCTCCACTACGAGGTGCAGGCGACGGGTGATCGCGCGACTGCGCACCGCATCCCGATCGTCGTCACCTACCACCCGGCGTACGTGCTTCGTCAAGAGGGATCCGAAGGCGACGGCGAAGCTGCCGAGCGGCTGGTGATGCAGGACTTGGAGCGTGCACTCGCCTGGGTTCGTTCCGCAGATGCGCCGCGCAGTTGA
- a CDS encoding HU family DNA-binding protein yields the protein MRRAVDGRDAAPLRYRPHREGVSMTKAELIERIARSRSLPPDITKKDIDRIVTVAFDEIANYFARAKVTRTSSPKFSFPRFGTFVKKRRSARRGVNPRTLEPMNIDAFFTLDFRTSGELRDAMNLAKPESDAPTSRRGAKASGPRVQSAARAIEVAAAPIDAELDARLPAPGLQRVRGAAAGGRVRSA from the coding sequence ATGCGCCGCGCAGTTGACGGACGGGACGCCGCGCCACTAAGGTATCGGCCCCATCGCGAAGGCGTGTCCATGACGAAGGCAGAACTCATCGAACGCATCGCCCGCTCACGCTCGCTGCCCCCCGACATCACCAAGAAAGACATCGACCGCATCGTGACGGTGGCGTTCGACGAGATCGCCAACTACTTCGCCCGTGCGAAGGTCACCCGCACGTCGAGCCCGAAGTTCTCGTTCCCTCGCTTCGGCACCTTCGTGAAGAAGCGCCGCAGTGCGCGACGCGGCGTCAACCCGCGCACGCTCGAGCCGATGAACATCGACGCCTTCTTCACGCTCGACTTCCGCACCAGCGGCGAGCTGCGCGACGCGATGAACCTCGCGAAGCCCGAGTCCGACGCGCCGACGAGTCGGCGCGGCGCGAAGGCCAGCGGGCCGCGCGTGCAGTCGGCTGCCCGCGCGATCGAGGTCGCAGCCGCACCGATCGACGCTGAACTCGACGCGCGCCTGCCTGCGCCTGGGCTGCAGCGCGTGCGTGGTGCCGCCGCCGGCGGGCGCGTGCGATCGGCCTGA